The Streptomyces sp. NL15-2K genome contains a region encoding:
- a CDS encoding AarF/ABC1/UbiB kinase family protein, with product MSDLPRKAVTRTAKLAALPLGFAGRATWGLGRRIVGESAEMVGRELQQRTAEQLFKVLGELKGGAMKFGQALSVFESALPEEVAGPYRAALTKLQEAAPPMPTRTVHAVLAKRLGEDWQQLFLEFEDKPSAAASIGQVHRGVWHDGREVAVKVQYPGAGEALLSDLNQLSRFARLLGPLIPGMDLKPLIAELKDRVSEELDYGLEAQAQQAHAEEFTDDPDVVVPCVVHQCDEVLITEWMEGVPLSEVIADGTQEQRDRAGQLLARFLFSGPARTGLLHADPHPGNFRLLPGDPDGEDDWRLGVLDFGTVDRLPGGLPTPIGTSLRMTLDGEAEAVYELLRTEGFVKESIELDPDAVLDYLLPIIEPAQVHEFTFTRGWMRSQAARIADPRSPAYQLGKQLNLPPAYLLIHRVTLSTIGVLCQLGATVRLREELQKWLPGFVPEEDLEEEPAAEA from the coding sequence ATGTCTGATCTTCCCCGGAAGGCGGTCACCCGTACCGCCAAGCTCGCCGCGCTCCCGCTCGGTTTCGCCGGTCGGGCGACTTGGGGGCTCGGAAGGCGGATAGTGGGCGAGTCCGCGGAGATGGTCGGCCGCGAGCTGCAACAGCGCACCGCCGAGCAGTTGTTCAAAGTGCTCGGCGAGCTGAAGGGCGGCGCGATGAAGTTCGGGCAGGCCCTGTCCGTCTTCGAGTCGGCGCTCCCCGAGGAGGTCGCCGGCCCCTACCGGGCGGCGCTGACGAAGCTCCAGGAGGCGGCGCCGCCGATGCCGACGCGCACCGTGCACGCGGTGCTGGCGAAGCGGCTCGGGGAGGACTGGCAGCAACTGTTCCTCGAGTTCGAGGACAAGCCCTCGGCGGCCGCCTCGATCGGGCAGGTGCACCGCGGGGTGTGGCACGACGGCCGCGAGGTGGCGGTCAAGGTTCAGTACCCGGGTGCCGGCGAGGCCCTGCTGTCCGATCTGAACCAGCTGAGCCGTTTCGCCCGTCTGCTGGGCCCGCTCATTCCGGGCATGGACCTCAAGCCGCTGATCGCGGAGCTCAAGGACCGGGTCTCCGAGGAACTGGACTACGGCCTGGAGGCGCAGGCCCAGCAGGCCCACGCCGAGGAGTTCACGGACGATCCGGACGTCGTGGTGCCCTGTGTGGTCCACCAGTGCGACGAGGTCCTGATCACGGAGTGGATGGAGGGCGTCCCTCTGTCGGAGGTGATCGCCGACGGCACGCAGGAGCAGCGTGACCGCGCCGGTCAGCTGCTGGCCCGCTTCCTCTTCTCCGGCCCCGCCCGCACGGGCCTGCTGCACGCCGACCCGCACCCGGGCAACTTCCGCCTCCTGCCGGGCGACCCGGACGGCGAGGACGACTGGCGCCTGGGCGTCCTGGACTTCGGCACGGTCGACCGCCTCCCGGGCGGCCTGCCGACCCCGATCGGCACCTCCCTGCGCATGACGCTCGACGGCGAGGCGGAGGCCGTCTACGAACTGCTGCGCACAGAGGGCTTCGTCAAGGAATCGATAGAGCTGGACCCGGACGCCGTCCTCGACTATCTCCTGCCGATCATCGAACCGGCCCAGGTCCATGAGTTCACCTTCACCCGCGGCTGGATGCGCAGCCAGGCCGCCCGGATCGCCGACCCCCGCTCCCCCGCGTACCAGCTGGGCAAGCAGCTCAACCTGCCCCCCGCGTACCTCCTCATCCACCGTGTGACGCTGAGCACGATCGGCGTGCTGTGCCAACTGGGCGCGACGGTGCGTCTGCGCGAGGAACTTCAGAAGTGGCTGCCGGGGTTCGTGCCGGAGGAGGACCTGGAGGAGGAACCGGCCGCCGAGGCGTGA